In one Microbulbifer pacificus genomic region, the following are encoded:
- a CDS encoding glutamine synthetase family protein, with protein MDKITQWLAEHSISEVECLVPDMSGNARGKFTPTSKFLAQDSRLPESILVQTVTGDYVDEHNELVDPADTDMLLEPDPGTIRLNPWANEPTAQIIHDCYTRDGKLHPIATRNILRFVLDKYAEQGWQPVVAPEVEFYLVKRNLDPDEKLSAPVGRSGRTEKTRQSYSIDAANEYEAIIEDMYDFCEAQGLDVDTLIHESGTAQMEINFLHGDPLNLADQVFTFKRTVRETALRHGIYATFMAKPMEDEPGSALHLHQSVLDIKTGKNIFVDDEGNETDLFKYFIGGTQEFTPGFITFFAPNVNSYRRFTPEMAAPTSLHWGYENRTTGLRVPDSPPQAKRLENRFPGADCNPYLAIAASLACGYLGMMKKVKPSDPYEGSCASEPITLPRTQEHALNLLAECPEASEMFGEKFVRAWAAIKRDEYEEFNRVISSWEREYLLLNV; from the coding sequence ATGGACAAGATTACCCAGTGGCTCGCAGAACACTCAATTTCCGAGGTCGAGTGCCTGGTACCGGACATGTCCGGAAACGCGCGGGGCAAATTTACCCCCACCTCCAAATTTCTCGCCCAGGACAGCCGTCTCCCGGAAAGTATCCTGGTGCAGACCGTGACCGGCGACTATGTCGACGAGCACAATGAGCTGGTTGATCCGGCAGATACCGACATGCTGCTGGAACCCGACCCCGGAACCATCCGGCTGAACCCCTGGGCCAACGAGCCTACTGCACAGATCATTCACGACTGTTACACACGCGACGGCAAGCTTCACCCTATCGCCACCCGCAACATCCTCAGATTCGTACTCGACAAATACGCTGAGCAGGGCTGGCAACCGGTGGTTGCCCCGGAAGTGGAATTTTACCTGGTCAAACGCAATCTCGACCCCGACGAAAAGCTTTCCGCCCCCGTCGGGCGCTCCGGGCGAACCGAGAAAACCCGACAGTCCTACAGCATTGATGCCGCCAACGAGTACGAGGCGATCATCGAGGACATGTATGATTTCTGCGAAGCCCAGGGACTGGACGTGGACACCCTGATTCACGAATCCGGTACCGCGCAGATGGAGATCAACTTTCTGCACGGCGACCCTCTGAATCTCGCCGACCAGGTGTTTACCTTCAAGCGCACCGTGCGTGAAACCGCCCTGCGCCACGGCATTTACGCCACCTTTATGGCCAAGCCGATGGAAGATGAACCCGGTAGCGCGCTCCACCTGCACCAAAGCGTTCTGGACATCAAAACCGGCAAGAATATCTTCGTCGATGATGAGGGCAATGAGACCGATCTGTTCAAGTACTTTATCGGTGGCACTCAGGAATTCACCCCGGGATTCATCACCTTTTTTGCTCCCAACGTGAACTCCTATCGCCGCTTTACCCCCGAGATGGCCGCGCCCACCAGTCTGCACTGGGGTTACGAAAATCGCACAACAGGTTTGCGTGTCCCCGACAGTCCTCCCCAGGCGAAACGCCTCGAAAACCGCTTCCCCGGAGCTGATTGCAATCCCTACCTGGCGATTGCGGCATCTCTTGCCTGCGGTTATCTGGGCATGATGAAGAAGGTTAAACCGAGCGATCCCTATGAGGGCAGCTGTGCCTCCGAGCCAATCACCCTGCCCCGCACGCAGGAACATGCCCTCAACCTTCTGGCGGAATGCCCGGAAGCCTCGGAAATGTTTGGTGAAAAATTTGTGCGTGCCTGGGCCGCCATCAAGCGCGATGAGTATGAAGAATTCAACCGCGTGATCAGTTCCTGGGAACGGGAATACCTGCTGCTCAACGTGTAA